In one Balaenoptera musculus isolate JJ_BM4_2016_0621 chromosome 2, mBalMus1.pri.v3, whole genome shotgun sequence genomic region, the following are encoded:
- the KATNBL1 gene encoding KATNB1-like protein 1 encodes MASETHNVKKRSFCNNIEDHFIDVPRKRISNFTNKNMKEVKKSPKQLAAYITRTVGQAVKSPDKLRKVIYHRKKVHHPFQNPCHRKKQSPSSGGCDMANKENELACAGRLPEQVRQGSRPYLVSPSDSGSSQTESPSSKYSGFFSEVSQDHETMTQVLFSRNLRLNVALTFWRKRSISELVAYLVRIEDLGVVVDCLPVLTNSLQEEKQYISLGCCVDLLPLVKSLLKSKFEEYIIVGLNWLQAVIKRWWSELSSKTEIINDGNIQILKQQLSGLWEQENHLTLVPGYTGNIAKDVDAYLLQLH; translated from the exons ATGGCATCTGAAACCCACAATGTTAAAAAACGCAGCTTTTGTAATAATATTGAAGATCATTTCATTGATGTTCCTAGAAAAAGGATCTCTAATTTCACTAATAAGAACATGAAGGAG GTTAAGAAATCTCCAAAACAGTTGGCTGCTTACATAACTAG AACAGTTGGACAAGCTGTGAAAAGCCCAGATAAACTACGTAAGGTGATCTATCACAGAAAGAAAGTTCATCATCCTTTTCAAAATCCTTGCCACAGAAAAAAGCAGTCCCCCAGCAGCGGGGGCTGTGACATGGCAAATAAAGAGAACGAGCTGGCTTGTGCAGGCCGCCTCCCTGAGCAAGTGCGGCAGGGTAGTCGACCGTATCTGGTTAGCCCCAGTGATTCTGGTTCTTCACAGACAGAAAGCCCATCCTCAAAAtatagtgggtttttttctgaG GTTTCTCAGGACCATGAAACAATGACACAGGTTTTGTTCAGCAGGAATTTGAGATTGAATGTAGCTTTAACTTTCTGGAGAAAGAGAAGTATAAGTGAACTTGTAGCTTATTTGGTGAG GATAGAAGACCTTGGAGTTGTGGTGGATTGCCTTCCTGTGCTCACCAATAg TTTACAGGAGGAAAAACAATACATCTCACTTGGCTGCTGTGTAGACTTGTTGCCTCTAGTAAAGTCACTACTTAAAAGCAAATTTGAAGA ATATATAATAGTTGGTTTAAACTGGCTTCAAGCAGTCATAAAAAGGTGGTGGTCAGAACTATCATccaaaacagaaattataaatgaTGG aaatattcagattttaaaacaacaattaagTGGATTGTGGGAACAGGAAAACCATCTTACTTTGGTTCCAGGATATACTGGTAATATAGCCAAG GATGTAGATGCTTATTTATTACAGTTGCATTGA